DNA from Thermococcus argininiproducens:
AAGATAGAACAAGATACCATGGAAGAAGTTATCAAAACTTTACCATTACATTCAAAAATCCTCCTGTACGCTATAGTTTTACTTGATGAAAATGGAGAATTGCCAGCAAACACTGGAGATGTATATTCCGTATACAAAGAGCTCTGTGATTATCTTGACCTGGAGCCCTTAACACAAAGGAGGATAAGCGATTTAATAAATGAACTTGACATGTTAGGCATAGTAAATGCCAAGGTCGTGAGCAAAGGTAGATATGGGAGGACAAAAGAGATAAGGCTCAACGTAACACCTTATAAAGTTAAAAACATATACCGCTTTGAAGAAACATTGAGGCCATTAATCTCAGTGAGCATGCTTAAGCAGAGGAGGTTATTTTATGGATGAACTGGTGAGGGGGCTAATATCAAACAACTACTTAATAACTCCCCCAGCATATTTTCTTTTATCTGAATACTATAAAAAAGAGTTTACCCTTCCTGAACTCATAAAATTTGCAAAAGCAAGAGGAACGTTTATAATTGATGAAATAACAGCTGAAGAGTTTCTGAAGTCTAAGGAAATAATTACTGCTCCAAGTCATTTAGAGAAGTTTCTATCCACTAAAGAGAAACCCAAAGAAGCTGAAGAAGTTCAAGAAAGAACTATAAGAAAGCTCGAAGAAACTGCATATGAAGTTTCAAAAACTCCAAGTGGTCCCATTGAGGCCAAAAGTATAAGTACAGATATGGAGGAAGTCATTGAAACGTCATTTCCTTCTGAAGAAAGTGAAGTTATAACAGAACCTAGAGGCCTTGAAGAAACAACGCTTCCTAAGAGCGTAGAAGAAGTTGAGGAAATATCAACAGAGATCGAAGAACCCCAAGAAATCACAGAAACCTTTGAAAGCGAGAGCAATGGTGAAGAAAACGGAGAAAATGGAGAAATAAAAAGAAAAATCATCTTTGAAGAATATGGTGTGCCTATAGTTGCCGAGGAAGAAGAGATTCCAGAGGAGAAAAAAGCCTATTCTGTCTATGATGATTTCAAAGTTTCTCCGAAGGAAGGATTTGAATTCCTAGCGAAGTCAATAAAATCCGAGTTTAATATTAAATTTGATGTACGAAAAGTTAAGATCACACCCCCCAAGGCTAAAAGCGGGACTACCAAAGAAGGAGAGATTATAGTAAAAGTTTATGAGAACTATTTTAAAAGCAGGTTAAAAAAGATGAGGAAAATTCTTCGTGAGAATCCTGAAGTTTCAGGAGTTATTGATATTGGAAAGCTCAGCTACATCAATCCAGAGGGAGACATCACAATAATCGGCCTTATAAACTCAAAAAGGGAAACACGAAATGGATACATGTTTGAGGTGGAAGACAACACTGGAATAATAAAAGTATTCATCGGAAGAGACAAAGAAGATTATGCAAAGGCTTTTGAGATAGTACCCGATAGCGTCATTGCATTTAAAGGAAGATACTCAAATAGAGGGATCTTCTTCGCAGACAGGATTTATCTGCCTGATGTCCCACTCTACAAAAAAGAGAAACCTCCTCTAGAAGAAAAGGTATATGCTGTTCTAATAAGTGACATTCACGTAGGTAGCAACAAGTTCTGCGAAAAGGCATTTATGAAATTTATAGAATGGCTTAATGGGCATGTGAACAGCAAAGCAGAAGAAGAAATAGTAAGCAGGATAAAATACCTTATAATAGCTGGAGACGTAGTTGATGGAATCGGTATATACCCGGGCCAGTATAACGAGCTTAATATTCCTGATATTTTTGACCAATACGAAGCTCTTGCAAATCTTCTTTCAAATGTTCCCGAACATATTACTATGTTTATAGGACCCGGAAATCACGATGCTGCAAGAACCGCTTTACCTCAACCGGAATTCTATAAAGAATATGCAAAGCCTCTTTATGAGTTAAAAAATGCCATTATAATAAGCAACCCAGCAGTAATTGATCTCCATGGTAGAGAATTTTTGATAGTTCACGGTAGGGGGATAGAAGATATTGTTAGTTATATTCCTAATATGAGCCATCACCACCCGGTAAAACCCATGCTGGAACTCCTAAAACTTAGACACGTTGCACCCACCTTCGGGGCAAAAGTTCCTATAGCTCCCGATTCCGAGGATCTACTTGTGATTGAAAGTGTTCCAGACTTAGTACAAATGGGCCACGTTCACGTTCTTGATTACCAGATCTATAGAGGAGTATTCCTAATAAACTCTGGAACATGGCAAGCCCAAACTGAGTTCCAGAAGATGGTTAACATAGTTCCTACACCAGCAAAAGTGCCAATCATAGATGTAGAAACCGCCAGGCTAAGAATGATAGTTGATTTCACTAAATGGTGTGACGTTTGAGGTGAAATAATATGGAAATTTACAGTGAGGATATGAAAAAATACTTCGACTCTTTGCAGAGAGAGATTAATAAGGCCTATGAAATAGCTCAAAAGGCCCGTTCTCAGGGGAAAGACCCCTCAAAAGAGATTGAAGTTCCCCAAGCAACAGATATGGCTGGAAGAGTTGAGAGTCTTGTAGGACCTAAAGGAGTTGCGGAGAGAATAAGAACACTTGTAAAAGAATATGGAAAAGAACTCGCTGCTTTGAAAATTGTTGATGAGATAATAGAAGGGAGATTTGGAAAGTTTGAGAGTAAAGAAAAACTTGCTGATCAATCCGTTAGAACAGCCTTAGCTATTCTCACAGAGGGTATTGTTTCTGCACCACTTGAGGGTATCGCAGATGTTAAAATAAAGAAAAATCCCGATGGCACAGAGTATCTTGCTATTTATTATGCAGGACCTATTAGAAGTAGTGGTGGTACTGCTCAAGCTCTTAGTGTTCTTGTTGGAGACTACGTCAGGAAAAAGCTTGGCCTAGATAGGTTTAAACCTACTGAAGAGCACATTGAGAGGTATGTAGAGGAAATAGACCTATATCACAGAGCTGTTACAAGACTTCAATATCATCCCTCAGCAGATGAAGTCCGTCTAGCAGTTAGAAACATACCAATAGAGATAACTGGAGAAACTACCGACAATGTTGAAGTTAGCCACAGAAACGTTCCAGGAGTCGAAACAAACTACCTAAGGGGAGGTGCAATTTTAGTTATTGCAGAAGGTGTCCTCCAGAAAGCAAAAAAATTAATCAAATACATTGACAAAATGGGGATAGAAGGATGGGAATGGCTAAAAGAATCTGTCGAAGCAAAAGAAAAGGGCAAAACTGAAAATAAGAAAGAAAAAAGCACAACTAATGAAAAAACAGAACAATACTTGGAAGAAACAAAGGTAAAAATCAAGAAAGGCTTCTATTATGAACTCTACGAGAAATTTAAAGCAAACATAGCACCAAACACAAAATACACAAAAGAGATTATTGGAGGAAGACCATTATTTGCAGAACCTTCCACAAATGGAGGCTTTAGGCTTCGGTATGGCAGAAGCAGGGTAAGTGGATTTGCAACTTGGTCTGTGAATCCCGCAGTCATGATAATGGTAGATGAATTCCTAGCAGTAGGAACTCAGATGAAAACGGAAAGACCTGGAAAAGGTTCTATTGCCACACCTGCAAGTACAATTGAGGGACCTATAGTCAAGTTAAAAGATGGAAGTGTCGTACGAGTTAATGATTATTACAAAGCCCTAGAGCTCAAAGATCAAGTAGATGAGATACTCTATCTGGGTGATGCTCTTATAGCCTTTGGAGATTTTGTTGAGAACAATCAAACACTTTTACCTGCTAACTATGTTGAAGAGTGGTGGATACAAGAGTTTGTAGAGGCAGTTAACAAGATTTATGAGGTTGAACTGAGACCCTTCCAAGAGAATAATAAAGAGATGGTAGAAGAAGCGGCCGATTATTTAGACCTCGACCCTGACTTCTTAGCAAAACTTCTCTATGACCCCCTTAGAACCAAACCTTCTATTGAAGAAGCTGTTCATCTCTCACGCATATTAAGAATACCCCTACACCCATATTATACTCTCTACTGGAACACACTCACCGTGGAGGAACTGATAAGACTTCAAACTGCATTGGTAAATGCCATCATCGAGTGGGATGAGTATAGAGGGCTTAAATATGCAAGAAAACTTGAAATAAGCCTCCAATCTCTAGGCAATGCAAAACGTTACCTAGAACTTCTTGGAGTAGAGCACAAAGTCGAAGGAGATATTGTAATCGTTGAATATCCTTGGGCCGCTGCACTTCTAACACCTTTGACAAATTTGGAGAAAAAACTTGAGTTTAAGGAATTTTACACCCCAATCGACCTCATAAATGAGATAAGTGAGATTAAGCTGAGAGATAGAGGGATAAGCTGGATAGGTGCGAGAATGGGAAGACCTGAAAAGGCAAAGGAGAGAAAAATGAAACCCCCTGTTCATGTTCTTTTCCCAATTGGTCTAGCTGGAGGAAATTCAAGAGACATCTACAAGGCCGCTCAAGAAGGCAAAACATCCGAAGTAGAAATTGCACACTTTAAGTGCACCAACTGTGGCCATGTGGATATCTTCCCTCGTTGCCCTCAATGTGGGAGTGATGCAAAGCTTCTCTATCACTGTCCCAAGTGTGGCTTTGAATCTATCTTAGATACCACCTGTCCAAAGTGTGACATAGAAATGAAAGCATACAAAAAGAGAAGGATAAACCCATCAGAACTCTTAAACCAGGCAATGAAAAATGTTGGAATTTATACCCTCGATAAGCTCAAAGGCGTAATGGGTATGAGCTCTGCCCATAAGATACCAGAGCCCCTTGAAAAAGGGATACTACGAGCAAGAAATGATGTGTATGTGTTCAAAGATGGAACAATAAGATTTGATGCGACGGATGCGCCTATAACCCATTTTAAACCTAAGGAAATAGGAGTCAGCGTAGAGAGGCTCCAAGAACTGGGTTATACTCACGACTTCGAAGGAAAGCCCCT
Protein-coding regions in this window:
- a CDS encoding DNA-directed DNA polymerase II small subunit: MDELVRGLISNNYLITPPAYFLLSEYYKKEFTLPELIKFAKARGTFIIDEITAEEFLKSKEIITAPSHLEKFLSTKEKPKEAEEVQERTIRKLEETAYEVSKTPSGPIEAKSISTDMEEVIETSFPSEESEVITEPRGLEETTLPKSVEEVEEISTEIEEPQEITETFESESNGEENGENGEIKRKIIFEEYGVPIVAEEEEIPEEKKAYSVYDDFKVSPKEGFEFLAKSIKSEFNIKFDVRKVKITPPKAKSGTTKEGEIIVKVYENYFKSRLKKMRKILRENPEVSGVIDIGKLSYINPEGDITIIGLINSKRETRNGYMFEVEDNTGIIKVFIGRDKEDYAKAFEIVPDSVIAFKGRYSNRGIFFADRIYLPDVPLYKKEKPPLEEKVYAVLISDIHVGSNKFCEKAFMKFIEWLNGHVNSKAEEEIVSRIKYLIIAGDVVDGIGIYPGQYNELNIPDIFDQYEALANLLSNVPEHITMFIGPGNHDAARTALPQPEFYKEYAKPLYELKNAIIISNPAVIDLHGREFLIVHGRGIEDIVSYIPNMSHHHPVKPMLELLKLRHVAPTFGAKVPIAPDSEDLLVIESVPDLVQMGHVHVLDYQIYRGVFLINSGTWQAQTEFQKMVNIVPTPAKVPIIDVETARLRMIVDFTKWCDV
- a CDS encoding DNA polymerase II large subunit — its product is MEIYSEDMKKYFDSLQREINKAYEIAQKARSQGKDPSKEIEVPQATDMAGRVESLVGPKGVAERIRTLVKEYGKELAALKIVDEIIEGRFGKFESKEKLADQSVRTALAILTEGIVSAPLEGIADVKIKKNPDGTEYLAIYYAGPIRSSGGTAQALSVLVGDYVRKKLGLDRFKPTEEHIERYVEEIDLYHRAVTRLQYHPSADEVRLAVRNIPIEITGETTDNVEVSHRNVPGVETNYLRGGAILVIAEGVLQKAKKLIKYIDKMGIEGWEWLKESVEAKEKGKTENKKEKSTTNEKTEQYLEETKVKIKKGFYYELYEKFKANIAPNTKYTKEIIGGRPLFAEPSTNGGFRLRYGRSRVSGFATWSVNPAVMIMVDEFLAVGTQMKTERPGKGSIATPASTIEGPIVKLKDGSVVRVNDYYKALELKDQVDEILYLGDALIAFGDFVENNQTLLPANYVEEWWIQEFVEAVNKIYEVELRPFQENNKEMVEEAADYLDLDPDFLAKLLYDPLRTKPSIEEAVHLSRILRIPLHPYYTLYWNTLTVEELIRLQTALVNAIIEWDEYRGLKYARKLEISLQSLGNAKRYLELLGVEHKVEGDIVIVEYPWAAALLTPLTNLEKKLEFKEFYTPIDLINEISEIKLRDRGISWIGARMGRPEKAKERKMKPPVHVLFPIGLAGGNSRDIYKAAQEGKTSEVEIAHFKCTNCGHVDIFPRCPQCGSDAKLLYHCPKCGFESILDTTCPKCDIEMKAYKKRRINPSELLNQAMKNVGIYTLDKLKGVMGMSSAHKIPEPLEKGILRARNDVYVFKDGTIRFDATDAPITHFKPKEIGVSVERLQELGYTHDFEGKPLVSEDQILELKVQDIILSKEAGKYLVRVAKFIDDLLERFYGLPRFYNVEKMEDLIGHLVIGLAPHTSAGIIGRIIGFVDALVGYAHPYYHAAKRRNCDGDEDSVMLLLDALLNFSKYYLPEKRGGKMDAPLVVTTRLDPREVDSEVHNMDIARYYPLEFYNATYELKSPKELTGTIERVEDRLGKPEMYEGLKFTHDTDDIALGPKMSLYKQLGDMVDKVSRQLALAERIRAVNEHHVAETIINSHIVPDLRGNLRSFTRQEFRCVKCNTKYRRPPLSGKCTKCGGKIVLTVSKGAIEKYLPTAKMLVTKYSVIDYTRQRICLTEKDIKILFQNVFPETQRTLLALSHKDICERMIAKRTGRAVKNNGYLDELRENGKYKRAEKEQSTLKSQAPRSEKKEIKKPKKKKEGKKVISLEDFFS